The sequence below is a genomic window from Stigmatopora nigra isolate UIUO_SnigA chromosome 16, RoL_Snig_1.1, whole genome shotgun sequence.
CGAAGGATAGAAACCAAGTCTTGTCCCCGAAACTACCCCCTTCAGGAACTGGCGGAACTCTACGGCGCCCTGCTGCATCTACCGGCTCAGGAGGTGTCTGGTGCCCTGGAGCACCTTCGCGCACGGGCACTCCAGCGAGGTCAAGGCAACCGTACCTTCAAGGAAACAGACGTGGCCACGCTGGAGCTGCTGCTTCCGCCGGGCTGTCGAAAGGTACGACCGTCGCCGGCCGCTGTCACAACCGCTTGTAAACACCGCCGGTTGCAAGCACCGCCGAGCGCCACCGGCTTCTCACGTGGCCTTCTCCTTCTCCCAGGAAGGCCGGTCCCGGATGTTCTTGGAGAGCCGCTTGGACGTGCTCGCTCAGGAGTTCATGGACAGGTAAAATGGCGTGGATGGCGACCGACCGACCGATCGATCGATGGACCCACCGACTCGCTCCTTTCTCCTCCCTAGGATCGCGAGAGAAGTGGGCACGCTGGAACACTTCAAAGTCATCCTGAACGGGAAGACCCTGGACGGCGGTGAGCGCACGTTGCCGGGCTCCCCGCCGCTCGGGCCCCTCGCCGCTCTGGCCCCCGCCCTCCCTGAAGTCCGCTTCGCCGGCCCTCCCCAGGTACGCGGCTGGACCAGCAGGGCGTGGGCAACCACAGCAAGATGATGGTCCTCAAAGTGGGCTCCCCCGCCGCCTCGCCGTCGGCCTCGCCGTCGGCCTCGCCGTCCACCTCGCACGACCGCAGCGTCCAGCGCACGCACAGGGGCTTCCAGATACTCTCCGAACGAGGTAGGTGAGGAGTTTGTCGGTACCACCCCTTTCTTCTTTAAAGCCCAAATGTATTTGACGGCCCGCCTCGTGTCGCTCGACAGACGGCAGCCAGGACCCGGAGAGCGCGCCCTTCCTGGAGGTGGCCGACCAGAAGGGCAACCCGCTGGAGATCCCCCGGCAGGAAAAGAAGGCGCTGATCCTGGCCATGGGCCTCCACGAAAAGGGGCGAGCCCTGATGAAGCGGAAACGCCACGACGAGGCGCTCTGCCACCTGCTGCAGGCTGACCTCCACTTCAGGTGAGGACAACGGCGACAATGACGGACGGCGACCTCCACGGAACCGCCCCTCGCTCGACACTGACATTGTCGCCGCCCGCAGCCGGTGCGGCTCCACGCTGCTGGGCGCGGTGGACAACTACGGCGTGCTGCAACTGGACGTGGTGTGGTGCTACCAAGCCCTGGAGGCCCTGTCCTGCCTGGAGGACGCCCGCGAGCGCCTGCGGCGGGCCGAGGACTGCTTCCTCCGCTGCTACGGCGAGCGCCGCCAGAGGCTGCTGTCCATCAAGGGCAATGCCGGGCGGGAGGAGGCGCTCTTCCTGCGCCTGCACCTCCTGTGGAGCCTGTTGGCCTTTGTGGACGGCGACGACCCGCAGGCGCGCCGACAGCTGGAGCAGGTGAGTAGAGCCGGCGGATCCGGCGACCGATTGACCGACGGCGAGCGCTCATTCCCCCCAGGCCGAGTCGCTGTGCGCCCGCCTGCGTCCCGACGGCGAGAAAATGACGGAGCTGATGCTGCTGGGCTTCAGCGAGCGGGAAGCACGGCTGGGCCTGCGTGCGTGCGGCGGCGACACGCACGAGGCCGCCGTTCTCATCGCCAACCAGCGACAGGTCAGTGTTTCCACCGGCGCCGGCCGCCGCTCCAATCGGACGCCTCTGGCCAAGCCAGTGTGTCAATGGGCCGACTTTCCACTCAGGAGCGGGAAGAGCTGCGGGAGCGCGAGCGCCTCCAGCGGCGACGGACCCGGGCCGGCTTGGCCACGCTGACCCAGGCGGGCTACGCCGACAGGGACGCCGCCGTGGCGCTGCGCCAAGCCGACGGCGACGTGGAGCGCGCCTTCCAGGTGGTTGCCCCGTCACGCTCCGTTCCGTCACGCccgtcccggccaccaaactGACTGTGTCGCCTCTCAGATCCTGCTGGACGCGAGCCAAACGCCAGCCGCGTGCCACACGGAAGAGCAGGTCCTGCGGGTAGGTTGGCCGTCTGCCCCGCCCCAGCCAGTGCGTAGCGTGGCGCACCGCCACAAAAAGGCACCGCCCTTCTGTGTCCAGTTGTCGTATTTGGGTTTCGAGCGCTCGGAGGCGGAGGCGGCGCTGGCCTCCACCGGCGGCGACATCCAATCGGCCGCCGAGCTTCTGATGGACAACGGGGGACGGGTCTCCCGGCCCGCCGCGCCCCCGGAGGGGGAGCCCGCAACGTCGTCCGGCTCCACGGGTACGTCCGAGCCGGCCGGCCGACGGCGTGTTCCTTAATGTGTGCGTGATAGTGTCTTTGTTTGCGCGGCAGACGAGAGCGAGCTGGTCAAGGAGGTCCTGGAGGACATCCCGCGTCACGAGGACGACTACTTGGACCTGACACTGGAGGAGGAACTGCGCCTCATCGACAGCATCAAGACGCACCTGGCGCGCGCGCCGGCGGCACCCTGATTGTAGGAAGGCCGTCCAAATGACCAGCCGGCCAGCTTTTCACATCTATTTATAGACATTGAGCTTCACGCAAGTGCAAATCACATTTTGTTTGCAGATATTAGAAAGTCAAATAAAATTCAATGAACAGTAGTCTGCAACTTGAGTTCAACTGACACAAACCGTTCAAGTTGCCCCCCGAGCGTTTAAACAGAAACATTTTCACAAACATTTGTACGGCCCTTCTGAGCCTCTCTCCCGCCCGCCCGTCGCCCACCGAGACGGGCGTCCCGACCGTGGGACGTCCGTCGCTACCTCGTCTtgagcggtggcggcggcggcatcgTGGGCGTCTTCCGTACGATGCGGGGCGAAGACTTTGGCGTTTcaaaaaggcttttttgggggggaggaggcaaaaactcaaaaaaagtgCCGCTCGTGGTACGGACGGCTCGGCGGGTGGGCGGGCGGGCGTCGGCTCGCCGTCACTCGTCGGACCCGCCCGAGCGCTTCTTGTTGCGTTTGCGCGGGGACCTTTTGGGCGATGTTTTGTCTGGGAAGGcaggagaaggaaaaaaaggacacattAGCACCCATTTCCTAGGCCAATCATTTTCTTGTTCACCTGAATCACCTCCAATTTTAAAGCTGCTGtcgaaagccttactattctacgTTGTTTTtctaagcaaaaaaaagtagCCGCGACCGAGCCTCACCTCTGCAACTCTGCACTGAAGGCGTGACGGGAGAGTGCCGGAAGCGAGAGAAGAACGTGAGCAAAGTTCAGGAAGGaggatgaaaatgtgaaaaggaCAGACGGCGTGTGACACGAGCGAGCGAGCCAGCCATCGTCTTACTGATGTGGTTGAGCGTTTCTTGCGGGATCCAGCTGAGATCCACGTCGTTGTGACCAGATGTTCCCATTTCCACTTTAGCTGCCGGACGGCGCCTCTGTTGGACGGAGGCGCAGAGGTGGGCGGGTGGTTCGGCGGAGGagtgacggcggcggcggcttttCTGCTTTTACCTTTCGGGACTCCAGCAGCTGGTGAAGGCCCACGATGACCAGCAGGCTCAGTCCGGACAGGAAGACGTACATGAAGATGCTATGGCAGAGGGAGAATAAAAGAATGGatcgccgccaccaccaccaccaccaccaccaccacaacaacaacaacaaaaaagctttGCTCACGTCTCTCCGTCAAGTCCGTCCTCCCTCTCGGTCACGGTGACCGTCTGGTTGAAGACGGCGTCCTGGAAGACGTTCCCCTGCTCCAAAAGAACGGGCCTGGTCAAAAGGAGGGGACGGCGCCTTAGGCCGGCGGCTCCCGCCGGGCTCCCGCCGGGCTCACCTCGCCGTCCTTGTAGTTGAGGTTGACCACCAGGCCAAAGGGACGCCCACCCATGGGCTCTGCCGGGACGAAAGAGTACTCGAAGGTGGCCTGGCGACCGGGCGCCACCGCCATTCCCAGCTGCAACGCCGTGAAGTTCTGGATGTAGTACTGGTAGTCCTGTCCCGCCCCCCAAAAAGATTGGCCTTTCAAAGAGCCCATCTGGGAATTCCAAGTAGAACGTTGGCGGTCACTCACCTGCGGGTATCGGAAGGAGGCGTCCAGGGAGTCCACCACAAAGTCCTCGGAACCTTTATTGGTGAAGCCCAGCAGGAACTTGACCACGtcgttggcggggaagtctgtggagtggccggccggccggccacgGGTTTTAGTCAATGACTGGTCGCAGAGCAGAACGCCCTaccggccggccggccaccCTCTCACTCACCTTCCCCTTTGACGAACAAGATGGCGGTGTCGGCGTCGGGCGAGGCCCGCATCTCGCCGGCCGACggttcctcctcctcgtcctccctTTCTTCCACCTGAAAGGAAGCGCAATTTAGCGGCCGGCCGGGTCGGGCGTGGTGGGGTGGGCCGCTCCCGACCCTCACCAGTTGGGCGTTCTCGTCGTCTTCCACTTCGGCTTCGTCGTCCTCGTCCGCCACTTGGTCCGTGGCGTCATCTTCCGCGGCCTCCTCGTCCTCCGTGGGGTCCTCGCCGCGAACCACGGCTCCTGCGTGGACGCACAAATGGGTGTGGGAGTCACTTCCATTTGAAAAAGCAAaagtgacaacaacaacaatcctcTTTTCCTTCAAGGTGTGTATTTACATTGTTGAAAAATACCAAACGGCTCAATTTCTAGCTGGGTTACATTGATGAGTGCTTAGCGCCTTGCCTCACGATGCGGACCGCCTCTGACCCGATCTCAGCTGgggtgggctccagcaccccccccccccccccccgcgaaCCCAGCGAGGATAAAGCGCTTTCGCAAATGAGATTTCAATGCAATCAGTGCCATACAATGGAGGCTGCTTAGCTGGCGGCTAGCAGGAAGGACACGTCAGTCTAAACGAAGAGAACTCATTTAAAGTGAATCATGTGCACAATGCACGCGGGATATTACAAGAACTGTGTACAAACTAGGGTTTGTCGAAGtcgttatattaacaaaatcaaCTATAAGAATGATGAGGCACGACAATTGATGGACAGACGGTCTTTACCCGGATGCTATGCTAAGCTAGCGCTCGCCCAGGCAGGCAGGCTAACAAAAGGGgtccaaaaaaacccaaatacgTATACAAACCTCTAAAAACGACGTGCGCGGGGAACGCCAGGAGCATCACAAGAAGGAGTTTAGGAAGAAAGGACATCATTTTGTACAACAATAAGTCGCCACCGGTTCATTCACGCGAGACAGTAGCAACAGCGACGACGGAATTGACGTCACATTGGTGAGCCGGAAATGAAACGAACCGGAAAAGactatggaagaaaaaacacttttgttgACCCGttagctttgttttgtttgtaagcgtcttttcatgtttttaatcgcatGATCTAAACGGCCTCATTTGTGTCAGCTCCAACCAAGACACGTTTGTTAAAGGACACGAACACAAGTCCACCACGAAGTTGTTGTTTTCGACGTGGGCTGATTTTTATGGCAACCCCCCTGCCCCCACATAggagtttgaaatgaaagccttatcTTATGGGATGCCGGGCCTTTATATCCAATCAAATAGAAATGAAACGGGTGAACTATCATTCAACAAATGGGTCAATATAACCGCATTACGGATCACACAAGACGCAATATTCAGCCAGAAGGAATTGTATCTCCAAAAGATGAAACACAAAGTTGCATTTGTGCTAACAAACGCCATTTTAATTCCTCTCGCGTGTGCCATGTGAATCACAGCAATACAAAGAGCCAGTGTGAGAAGAAATAACGTGAAAAATAATATGTCATGCGTATGGAGAAGTACTGGGGAATAAATCATCGTTCAAAGTAAAGCGTTGACTTGCGCCCAGCCAAGGGCCAAATCCAAAGACATAAACAGACAGACTTTGTGTCCAAATACTCCAGTCCCACTAGTTGCACCATTCCACGTAGTTGGCGGGCAACATGCCGGACTTGCCGGTCCGCCGCACCGTGCCGTACATCCAGCCCTCGTCGATGGGCTGCGCGTTGACGATGACGTCGCCGTCCCTGAAGGAGACCTCGTCGTGGTCTTGCGCCGCGTAGTCGTACAGCGCCCGGTAAACGCGCTGCGTGAGGGTGGGACGGAAATGTTGAGACGCGTGGGCCGGCCGGAAGTCGCCACCGGACTGACGGCGAGCGGCTCACCACGGCGGACGGCTGCGGCGGGGAGGTGACCGCGGATCGGACGGACGACATGCTGGTTTGGTGCATGTAGCCGTGGTACGGAGGCTGCGTGTGCGCTCCCTGTTGGTACGCTCCGGGAAGCACGGGGGCTGTGAAGCACAAGAGCGCTAAATGTCCAGTCCTAGCCTCGAGCAAGGTCAGCCCCtaatgacgacgacgacgccgccgccgcccataCCATAAGCCAACCTACCTACGATGATGCCTCCGGGTCGCCTGTCGGTTTCCATCTGGTGGTTGGCTCCCACGTCGGGCAGGACGCGATTGCTCTGCTGGTAACGCTCCTCGTCCGTGGAGCCTCGACCGCGGCCGCGCTCAAAGTCTTCGTGGTACTTTGCCTGCGgtggcaaaaataaacaaaagacaccgggtcaaatccatttcaaacaTTGACAAACACACGCCAACATCCACACGCAATGCGCAGTTTTGTCAGTGAGAAAACACaaggccgttttttttttggaggagagaagaaaaaaaacgttattaATCGGCGATCACACGTCCCGGTCGGCGCGAGTTTCACGTCGCCACCGCCACTCGTGGCTACCGTGGAAACCGAGTCCTGAGACCTCCTGACTCGTCGGTACTCGGGGGTGTCCAGTAGGGTGCAGCTTCGCCCCCGGATTTCTTCCAGCCCACGGCGGTACTTGACCTGGCGGCGCGGACAAAGTCAGCTTGGGTCAAGTTACTGGCGGCGGCGAGCGGGCGGGCCAGCTGGCTCACGGAGCTGATGTTTTCCTGGTTCCGTCGGGCTCTTTTGGTGTCCAGCGTTTCGGCCACGGCCGTCCCGCTGCCCGATTCTTGCCGATACCGCACCTGGACGCACACGCCGCGCTGTTTCAGCCCCACGTCGGATCCCATGAAAATGTACCCATCCGTTTGGGCCTTTCCCCAGGAGAGGACATGGAGATGCGTTCCGTACGTCACTGATCTTCTTGGCGTTCTCTCTGGCGAGGACAATCTCGGGCGTGTCGCCGACGGAGGACGCCAGCCCTCTCATCAGCTTGGAATCCCAGCAGTAGTGCATCTAGGGGACGGTGTCAGATTTAATATGCCCGTCGGCAAGACGGAGGACACGCTTCCTTCCCGCTTTCCCGCGCCCTCACCGAGCTGACGTGTCTTTGATTAGCTTTGGCTCGTTCCATCTCTGGGGTGAGCGGCGGCGCGCTGTAGCGACCTCTTGCCCGCTCCGCCTCGTCTTTGTATTTCCTCTGGAGGGAGGGAAGGATAGGATAGACAAAAGAGGCCCcctgacggacggacggaaggaGCGGACCCCCCCCTCACCTGACTGTAGACCTCTTTGAGGAAGGAGGCGCGCAGCAATTCGGGAGTGTCGCCGACGCTTCCGTACGAGTTCTCCCGAAGGTGCTCCGTCTGCCTGTAGGCGCTCTGCCGGATGAgcgcaggcacacacacacacacacacagcgtgACTTCGGGTAGGAGGCAAAGGACGCACGGCGGTCGGTCGCTCTCACCTGACTTAGAATTTGGGAGGCCCTCTGGGCCCGCCGCACCTCCAGAACGTCGGGACCCAGGCGCATCCCTTTACCCAGGACCCCCCGGCGCAGATCTTTGCGGTACTCGTTGTGGTCCAGGATGCCTTTGGCCCGCTTGACCCGGAGCAGCTCGGGCGTGT
It includes:
- the nub1 gene encoding NEDD8 ultimate buster 1, with product MAEQNLEAKLKTLLKRDRIRLWTEPYTDERQQAGNSHMQELAELYGALLHLPAQEVSGALEHLRARALQRGQGNRTFKETDVATLELLLPPGCRKEGRSRMFLESRLDVLAQEFMDRIAREVGTLEHFKVILNGKTLDGGTRLDQQGVGNHSKMMVLKVGSPAASPSASPSASPSTSHDRSVQRTHRGFQILSERDGSQDPESAPFLEVADQKGNPLEIPRQEKKALILAMGLHEKGRALMKRKRHDEALCHLLQADLHFSRCGSTLLGAVDNYGVLQLDVVWCYQALEALSCLEDARERLRRAEDCFLRCYGERRQRLLSIKGNAGREEALFLRLHLLWSLLAFVDGDDPQARRQLEQAESLCARLRPDGEKMTELMLLGFSEREARLGLRACGGDTHEAAVLIANQRQEREELRERERLQRRRTRAGLATLTQAGYADRDAAVALRQADGDVERAFQILLDASQTPAACHTEEQVLRLSYLGFERSEAEAALASTGGDIQSAAELLMDNGGRVSRPAAPPEGEPATSSGSTDESELVKEVLEDIPRHEDDYLDLTLEEELRLIDSIKTHLARAPAAP
- the ssr1 gene encoding translocon-associated protein subunit alpha isoform X2 gives rise to the protein MMSFLPKLLLVMLLAFPAHVVFRGAVVRGEDPTEDEEAAEDDATDQVADEDDEAEVEDDENAQLVEEREDEEEEPSAGEMRASPDADTAILFVKGEDFPANDVVKFLLGFTNKGSEDFVVDSLDASFRYPQDYQYYIQNFTALQLGMAVAPGRQATFEYSFVPAEPMGGRPFGLVVNLNYKDGEGNVFQDAVFNQTVTVTEREDGLDGETIFMYVFLSGLSLLVIVGLHQLLESRKRRRPAAKVEMGTSGHNDVDLSWIPQETLNHINKTSPKRSPRKRNKKRSGGSDE
- the ssr1 gene encoding translocon-associated protein subunit alpha isoform X1, which produces MMSFLPKLLLVMLLAFPAHVVFRGAVVRGEDPTEDEEAAEDDATDQVADEDDEAEVEDDENAQLVEEREDEEEEPSAGEMRASPDADTAILFVKGEDFPANDVVKFLLGFTNKGSEDFVVDSLDASFRYPQDYQYYIQNFTALQLGMAVAPGRQATFEYSFVPAEPMGGRPFGLVVNLNYKDGEGNVFQDAVFNQTVTVTEREDGLDGETIFMYVFLSGLSLLVIVGLHQLLESRKRRRPAAKVEMGTSGHNDVDLSWIPQETLNHIMQSCRDKTSPKRSPRKRNKKRSGGSDE
- the LOC144209754 gene encoding LIM zinc-binding domain-containing Nebulette-like isoform X6, producing the protein MNPQCARCGKIVYPTEKVNCLDKNWHKGCFHCEVCKMTLNMKNYKGYDKKPYCNAHYPKTSFTAVIDTPENLRLRQQSQLQSQAVYKKDFEESKGRGLGPLSDTPEMRRLRRTQEHISNAKYHEDFERGRGRGSTDEERYQQSNRVLPDVGANHQMETDRRPGGIIVAPVLPGAYQQGAHTQPPYHGYMHQTSMSSVRSAVTSPPQPSAVRVYRALYDYAAQDHDEVSFRDGDVIVNAQPIDEGWMYGTVRRTGKSGMLPANYVEWCN
- the LOC144209754 gene encoding LIM and SH3 domain protein 1-like isoform X7; this translates as MGSDVGLKQRGVCVQVRYRQESGSGTAVAETLDTKRARRNQENISSVKYRRGLEEIRGRSCTLLDTPEYRRVRRSQDSVSTAKYHEDFERGRGRGSTDEERYQQSNRVLPDVGANHQMETDRRPGGIIVAPVLPGAYQQGAHTQPPYHGYMHQTSMSSVRSAVTSPPQPSAVRVYRALYDYAAQDHDEVSFRDGDVIVNAQPIDEGWMYGTVRRTGKSGMLPANYVEWCN